The Opisthocomus hoazin isolate bOpiHoa1 chromosome 30, bOpiHoa1.hap1, whole genome shotgun sequence genome has a window encoding:
- the RPRD2 gene encoding LOW QUALITY PROTEIN: regulation of nuclear pre-mRNA domain-containing protein 2 (The sequence of the model RefSeq protein was modified relative to this genomic sequence to represent the inferred CDS: deleted 3 bases in 2 codons), with protein MAAGGGGGGRASSSSSSSSAAASSSSAGALEASLDRKLQAVTNTMESIQGLSSWCLENKRHHSTIVYHWMKWLRRSAFPHRLNLFYLANDVIQNCKRKNAIVFRDTFAEVLPEAASLVKDPSVSKSIERIFKIWEDRNVYPEETILALKEALSTTFKTQKQLKETLNKQPNKPWKKSQTSTNPKAALKSKIVAEFRPQSLIDELLLYKRSEDQIELKEKQLSTMRVDVCSTETLKCLKDKTGGKKFSKEFEEASSKLEEFVNGLDKQVKNGPSLTEALENAGIFYEAQYKEVKVVANAYKTFANRVSNLKKKLDQLKATLPDPEESPVPSPSMDAPSPTGSESPFQGMGEEDSSRSPVVGSRKAITPEPVTDNRDVEDMELSDVEDDTSKIIVEERKEKQAAPASAPAKTESVPKAVPSTAAAGTTSATVTTPAPTAPTPPAPKAVSAAAPVPPSPALALPNLANVDLAKISSILSSLTSVMKNTGVSPASRPSPGTPTSPTALTSGLKTPVLGAPAAPSNPLANILSKVEITPESILSALSKTQTQTAPALQGLSSLLQSVAGNTVPSSETASQSTSASPANTTVPGVKGRTAPSSTQSFISKSFGYSPNSSAAEVSSTSVTKAPVGHTPGLSSSTFKPPANSLGFQSSHPTSPSSLVPTETSLGQSSEISKAKLESEPPSPSLEMKIHNFLKGNPGFSGLNLNIPILSSLGSSIATESHASDFQRGPTSTSMDNVDGTPVRDERSGTPTQDEMMDKPTSSNVDTISLLSKIMSPGSSTPSSTRSPLQSRDDGYSQELSNSVHTYRPFGLGRESPAGLYKPSADSMEMPSSLMDSSQEKFYPDTSFQEDEDYRDFDYSGPPPSAMLNLEKKPAKSILKSSKLSEAAEYQPVLSSYGQRSQEFGVKSSFPQSMRSILDQSESCDPLASSPGLYGSYSLRGNDSASEGSPSPSKSEVFFTPDSNHNNLGKAVVHSGLSQKQYPDSPHALPHRSLFASQNALSSPAGRAPAASAEKPLGSSISATSTIEFKNMLKNASRKPSEEKRFGPMSKSGSGEGVSPAGAPKAEPQPQEEHYRIETRVSSSCLDLPDSTEEKGAPIETLGYHNAASRGMSGEPIQTVESIRVLGKGSRGHGREASRAAGWFEMGGGGSAFDNGPSGTAELPGMGGFPAPYKERVAPFQESSNFRTNNFSPAFEHRMPPPPLAPPPIEHGTPFQRDAVGAPAGPLPAPAKDHGGLFPRDHSVPPHMPAVEHANPFSKETSAPLSLPHGVPPPPSVEHAGVPFPTPPPPPVPGEHAGVPFPSQPPPTGEHAGVPFPAPPAVAVEHGAGAFPKEHGTIHQGTMKEHFAVHAGPRDAVGQTQQRDHAAAAAPAVAARDAVALSPLAREQLGAARGLGPPPHRDAATRGGVLVRTPRADFRPREPFVSRDPFHSLKRPRPPFGRGAPFFAPKRPFFPPRY; from the exons CTGCCTTTCCTCATCGACTGAACCTTTTCTACTTGGCCAATGACGTCATACAGAACTGCAAGAGAAAAAACGCAATTGTCTTTCGTGATACGTTTGCAGAAGTGCTCCCCGAAGCTGCTTCGTTAGTGAA GGATCCATCCGTTTCCAAATCTATCGAAAGAATCTTCAAAATCTGGGAGGACAGAAACGTGTACCCCGAGGAAACCATTTTGGCACTGAAAGAAGCTCTGA GTACCACTTTCAAAACTCAGAAGCAGCTGAAAGAAACTCTGAACAAACAACCGAATAAGCCGTGGAAGAAATCGCAAA CATCCACGAACCCGAAAGCAGCTTTGAAGTCCAAGATTGTTGCCGAATTCAGG CCCCAGTCTCTCATCGATGAGCTGCTGTTATACAAGCGCTCGGAAGACCAGATAGAACTGAAAGAGAAGCAGCTTTCCACGATGAGAGTGGATGTGTGCAgcactgaaacactgaaatgctTGAAAG ACAAAACGGGAGGAAAGAAGTTCTCCAAGGAGTTTGAGGAAGCAAGTTCAAAGCTGGAAGAGTTTGTTAACGGCTTAGACAAGCAAGTGAAAAATGGCCCCTCCCTCACCGAAGCCCTGGAGAACGCCGGTATATTTTATGAAGCGCAGTATAAGGAAGTCAAGGTGGTAGCAAAT GCTTATAAAACATTTGCTAATCGGGTGAGCAATCTAAAGAAAAAGTTAGACCAGTTGAAAGCCACGCTTCCTGATCCGGAGGAGTCCCCTGTCCCTTCTCCGAGCATGGACGCCCCGTCTCCAACGGGCTCCGAGTCCCCTTTCCAGGGGATGGGGGAGGAGGACAGCTCCCGGTCGCCGGTGGTCGGAAGCCGCAAGGCGATAACTCCGGAGCCTGTGACGGATAATCGGGATGTGGAAGACATGGAGCTCTCCGATGTGGAGGACGATACGTCTAAAATTATTG tggaagagaggaaggagaagcaggctGCTCCAGCTTCGGCACCGGCGAAGACTGAAAGCGTCCCCAAAGCGGTGCCGTCTACCGCTGCAGCGGGCACGACTTCGGCGACGGTGACAACGCCTGCCCCGACTGCGCCGACTCCCCCGGCTCCGAAGGCGGTGAGCGCGGCAGCGCCCGTCCCTCCGTCGCCAGCGCTTGCGTTGCCCAACCTGGCCAACGTGGACCTGGCGAAGATCAGCTCCATTCTTAGCAGTTTAACTTCTGTCATGAAGAACACAG GTGTCAGTCCCGCCTCGAGACCTTCTCCGGGCACCCCGACGAGCCCAACAGCACTTACAAGTGGCCTGAAGActcctgtcctgggggctccagCTGCTCCTTCAAATCCGTTAGCAAATATTCTCTCCAAAGTGGAAATAACTCCGGAAAGTATTTTGTCTGCTCTCTCCAAAACCCAGACTCAGACCGCACCAGCATTGCAAG GTTTGTCGTCCTTACTTCAGAGCGTTGCTGGAAATACCGTTCCGTCGAGCGAAACTGCGTCGCAGAGCACTTCGGCATCGCCGGCCAACACGACCGTTCCTGGCGTGAAGGGGAGGACCGCTCCCTCCAGTACTCAGTCCTTTATATCCAAGAGCTTTGGGTATTCCCCGAACTCGTCCGCTGCCGAGGTTTCCTCGACGTCAGTTACCAAGGCTCCCGTTGGACACACCCCAGGGCTGTCGAGCTCCACTTTTAAGCCACCAGCCAACTCCCTGGGATTTCAGAGTTCCCACCCTACCAGTCCTTCTTCCCTTGTGCCGACAGAAACCTCCCTGGGCCAATCCTCTGAAATTTCAAAAGCGAAGCTGGAGTCGGAACCCCCTTCTCCCAGCCTGGAGATGAAGATACACAATTTCTTGAAGGGAAATCCTGGCTTCAGTGGTCTGAACTTGAATATTCCGATTCTCAGCAGCTTAGGGTCCAGCATCGCAACGGAAAGCCACGCGTCTGACTTCCAGCGGGGTCCCACCAGCACTTCCATGGACAATGTGGACGGAACGCCGGTGCGCGATGAGCGGAGCGGGACGCCCACCCAGGACGAGATGATGGACAAGCCGACGTCAAGCAACGTCGACACCATCTCCCTGCTGTCCAAAATCATGAGCCCCGGTTCTTCGACTCCCAGCAGCACGAGGTCACCTCTGCAGAGCCGGGACGACGGATATTCCCAAGAGCTTTCCAATTCCGTGCACACCTACCGGCCCTTCGGCCTCGGCAGAGAGTCTCCGGCCGGCCTGTACAAGCCGTCGGCGGACAGCATGGAGATGCCCTCCTCTTTGATGGACTCCTCCCAGGAGAAGTTTTACCCGGACACCTCTTTTCAAGAAGACGAAGATTACCGTGACTTCGACTACTCCGGGCCGCCGCCATCGGCCATGCTGAACCTGGAGAAGAAGCCGGCCAAGTCGATCTTGAAATCGAGTAAGCTCTCGGAAGCTGCCGAGTACCAGCCGGTGCTGTCCAGCTACGGTCAGAGGTCGCAGGAGTTTGGCGTGAAGTCGTCCTTCCCTCAGTCGATGAGGTCCATTCTCGATCAGAGCGAGAGCTGCGACCCGCTGGCGTCGTCTCCGGGGCTGTATGGCAGCTACAGCCTCAGGGGAAACGACTCCGCCTCGGAGGGCTCCCCTTCGCCCAGCAAGAGCGAGGTGTTTTTCACGCCGGACTCCAATCACAACAACTTGGGGAAAGCGGTGGTGCACTCGGGCCTCTCGCAGAAGCAGTACCCGGACTCGCCCCACGCGCTTCCCCACCGCTCGCTCTTCGCTTCTCAAAACGCCCTCTCCAGCCCCGCGGGCAGAGCGCCGGCGGCGAGCGCGGAGAAACCCTTGGGTTCTTCCATTTCCGCCACGTCGACCATCGAGTTCAAGAACATGCTCAAAAACGCCTCGCGGAAGCCCTCCGAGGAGAAGCGTTTTGGGCCGATGTCGAAAAGCGGCTCCGGCGAGGGCGTGAGCCCGGCCGGCGCTCCCAAGGCCGAGCCGCAGCCGCAGGAGGAGCACTACCGCATAGAGACCCgcgtctcctcctcctgcctggacCTGCCCGACAGCACCGAGGAGAAAGGGGCCCCCATCGAGACGCTGGGCTACCACAACGCCGCCAGCCGCGGGATGTCGGGAGAGCCCATCCAGACCGTGGAGTCCATCCgggtgctggggaagggcagCCGAGGACACGGGCGCGAGGCGAGCCGAGCGGCGGGCTGGTTCGAGatgggcggcggcgggagcgcctTCGACAACGGGCCCTCGGGCACGGCGGAGCTGCCCGGCATGGGGGGCTTCCCGGCGCCGTACAAGGAGCGCGTCGCGCCCTTCCAGGAGAGCAGCAACTTCCGAACGAACAACTTCAGCCCCGCTTTCGAGCACCGcatgccgccgccgcccctcgcgCCACCTCCCATCGAGCACGGGACCCCCTTCCAACGGGACGCGGTGGGTGCGCCCGCCGGACCCCTGCCcgcccccgccaaggaccacgGCGGCCTCTTCCCGAGGGACCACTCGGTCCCTCCCCACATGCCGGCGGTGGAGCACGCCAACCCCTTCTCGAAGGAAACCTCCGCTCCgctctccctgccccacggcgtccccccgccgccctccgtcGAGCACGCCGGggtccccttccccacc cccccgccgccccccgtccCCGGGGAGCACGCCGgcgtccccttcccctcccagccgCCACCGACCGGGGAGCACGCCGGCGTCCCcttccccgcgccgcccgccgtgGCGGTGGAGCACGGCGCCGGTGCCTTCCCCAAGGAGCACGGTACGATCCACCAAGGGACGATGAAGGAGCATTTCGCCGTGCACGCCGGACCCCGCGACGCCGTCGGCCAAACCCAGCAGCGGGACcacgccgctgccgccgcccccgctgTC GCGGCCCGCGACGCCGTCGCCCTCTCCCCCCTCGCGAGGGAGCAGCTGGGGGCGGCCCGCGGGCTCGGCCCCCCGCCTCACCGGGACGCTGCGACCCGCGGCGGGGTGCTGGTCAGGACCCCCCGCGCCGACTTCCGCCCGCGAGAGCCCTTCGTCAGCAGAGACCCCTTCCATAGCCTGAAGAGACCCCGGCCGCCCTTCGGGAGGGGAGCCCCCTTCTTCGCCCCCAAGCGCCCCTTCTTCCCCCCCAGGTACTGA
- the TARS2 gene encoding LOW QUALITY PROTEIN: threonine--tRNA ligase, mitochondrial (The sequence of the model RefSeq protein was modified relative to this genomic sequence to represent the inferred CDS: inserted 2 bases in 1 codon; deleted 7 bases in 7 codons) — MPSARASGRLLFAGASRRHRVSGPAPGLPERLRLFQQLRAEREQRDGPGPGXPPIRIALPGGRRLPGRARQTTPLQVAAELGGDLPEAALVARVNGTLQDLDRPLESDADLELLGFSSPEGRAAFWRSGACVLGAVAEQFFGATFCDAQATEDGFFCDVHMGERAVRRDELPALEDACAAFARAGHRFERLEATRPQLTQLFQHNSFQLQQVEEEVTSPTATVYRCGPLLLLSPGPFLPHTALLAALRVRTSSAAFWRGRPALPSLQRLAAIAFPAERDLAEWQRARDEAALRDHRRVGRDQELFFFHKLSPGSCFFLPRGAHIYNALIDLIRSEYRARGFSEVVTPNVFSPRLWAQSGHGQHYGPHIFAFAAGAETLALKPMNCPAHCLMFAHRPRSWRELPLRLADFGVLHRNEPPGALSGLTRLRRFQQDDAHIFCAPEQLEAEIAACLDFVRTVYAVLGFSFRLALATRPPGFLGDARAWDRAEQQLERSLRAFGEPWELSPGDGAFYGPQGERFIYLGGGFIDIRIRDALGRQHQCGTIQLDFQMPERFELEYASTPQNPTTPPQHPTPPPKDPRHQGPPCGPDPAPMAQKPHEGGDPGAPGAGAAGGPDGRVLLGAPRGAERLRQEQLSQAIAALCAAPRDAWRDPHGCCSRGGPQRRRCFDSAYLERVTLGAAVPPPPPGHDD, encoded by the exons ATGCCGTCCGCACGCGCCTCCGGGCGGCTGCTCTTCGCTGGAGCCTCGCGCCGGCACCGG GTCTCTGGGCCGGCCCCGGGCCTCCCCGAGCGGCTCCGGCTCTTCCAGCAGCTGCGGGCGGAGCGGGAGCAGCGcgatggccccggccccgg cccccccatccGCATCGCCCTGCCCGGGGGCCGCCGCCTGCCCGGCCGCGCCCGCCAGACCACCCCGCTCCAGGTGGCCGCCGAGCTCGG CGGGGACCTGCCGGAGGCGGCGCTGGTGGCCCGGGTGAACGGGACCCTCCAGGACCTCGACCGG CCCCTGGAGAGCGACGCCGACCTCGAGCTCCTCGGCTTCTCCTCTCCGGAGGGACGGGCG gcCTTCTGGCGATCGGGCGCCTGCGTCCTGGGCGCGGTGGCCGAGCAGTTCTTCGGGGCGACGTTCTGCGACGCCCAG GCCACCGAGGACGGCTTCTTCTGCGACGTCCACATGGGAGAgag AGCCGTGCGGCGCGACGAGCTGCCGGCGCTGGAGGACGCCTGCGCCGCCTTCGCCCGCGCCGGGCACCGCTTCGAGCGCCTCGAGGCCACCCGCCCGCAGCTGACGCAGCTCTTCCAG cacaacagcttc cagctgcagcaggtggaggaggaggtgacgtCCCCTACGGCCACCGTCTACCG GTgcggccccctcctcctcctctcccccggcCCCTTCCTCCCGCACACGGCGCTGCTCGCGGCC CTGCGCGTCCGGACG AGCTCGGCCGCCTTCTggcgcggccgcccggccctGCCGTCGCTGCAGCGCCTCGCCGCCATCGCCTTCCCCGCGGAGCGCGACCTGGCCGAGTGGCAGCGGGCGCGGGACGAGGCCGCGCTGCGGGACCATCGCCGCGTCGGGCGG gaccagGAGCTTTTCTTCTTCCACAAGCTCAGCCCCggcagctgcttcttcctcccccGCGGCGCCCACATCTACAACGCCCTCATCGACCTCATCCGG aGCGAGTACCGGGCGAGGGGCTTCAGCGAGGTGGTGACC CCCAACGTCTTCAGCCCGCGGCTGTGGGCGCAGTCGGGGCACGGCCAGCACTACGGCCCCCACATCTTCGCCTTCGCCGCCGGCGCCGAGACCCTCGCCCTCAAACCCATGAACTGCCCCGCGCACTG cctgATGTTCGCCCACCGGCCGCGGTCGTGGCGGGAGCTGCCGCTGCGCCTGGCCGACTTC GGGGTGCTGCACCGCAACGAG CCCCCCGGCGCGCTGAGCGGGCTGACGCGCCTGCGGCGCTTCCAGCAGGACGACGCCCACATCTTCTGCGCCCCCGAGCAG CTGGAGGCCGAGATCGCCGCCTGCCTGGACTTCGTGCGGACGGTTTACGCCGTGCTGGGCTTCTCCTTCCGCCTGGCGCTGGCCACGCGGCCGCCCGGCTTCCTGGGGGACGCCCGCGCCTGGGACCGCGCCGAGCAG CAGCTGGAGCGGAGCCTCCGTGCCTTCGGggagccctgggagctgagtCCGGGCGACGGCGCCTTTTATGGCCCCCAAGGTGAGAGATttatttatttggggggggggttt ATCGATATCCGGATCCGGGATGCGCTGGGGCGGCAGCATCAATGCGGCACCATCCAGCTGGATTTCCAGATGCCGGAGAGGTTTGAGCTGGAGTACGCCAG TACCCCCCAGAACCCAACAACACCTCCCCAGcacccaacacccccccccaagGACCCCAGGCATCAGGGACCCCCCTGTGGCCCAGACCCCGCCCCCATGGCCCAGAAACCCCATGAAGGAGGGGACCCAGGC GCGCCCGGTGCCGGAGCTGCTGGGGGCCCTGACGGCCGGGTGCTGCTCGGTGCCCCCCGAGGAGCAGAGCGCCTGCGCCAGGAGCag CTCTCGCAGGCCATCGCCGCCCTCTGCGCCGCCCCCCGGGACGCCTGGCGAGACCCCCACGGCTGCTGCTCGCGGGGGGGCCCCCAGCGGCGCCGCTGCTTCGACAGCGCCTACCTGGAGCGGGTGACGCTGGgggccgccgtgccccccccgccccccggccacGACGACTGA
- the RPS27 gene encoding small ribosomal subunit protein eS27: MPLAKDLLHPSPEEEKRKHKKKRLVQSPNSYFMDVKCPGCYKITTVFSHAQTVVLCVGCSTVLCQPTGGKARLTEGCSFRRKQH, from the exons ATGCCC CTGGCCAAGGACCTGCTGCACCCCTCCCccgaggaggagaagaggaagcacAAGAAGAAGCGGCTGGTGCAGAGCCCCAACTCCTACTTCATGGACGTCAAGTGCCCGG GTTGCTACAAGATCACGACGGTGTTCAGCCACGCGCAGACGGTCGTGCTGTGCGTGGGCTGCTCCACCGTGCTCTGCCAGCCCACGGGGGGCAAGGCCCGGCTGACAGAAG GCTGCTCCTTCCGGCGGAAGCAGCACTGA
- the RAB13 gene encoding ras-related protein Rab-13 isoform X1: protein MAKAYDHLFKLLLIGDSGVGKTCLIIRFAEDNFTSTYISTIGIDFKIRTVDIDGKKIKLQVWDTAGQERFKTITTAYYRGAVGIILVYDITDEKSFENIQNWMKSIKENASAGVERLLIGNKCDMEGKRKVQRDEAEKLAKEHGIRFFETSAKSSVNVEEAFSTLARDILQKSARKAAPSSSRPLLEPSPPRKAAGRCSLA from the exons atGGCCAAGGCCTACGATCACCTCTTCAAGCTGCTGCTGATCGGCGACAGCGGCGTGGGCAAGACCTGCCTCATCATCCGCTTCGCCGAGGACAACTTCACCAGCACCTACATCTCCACCATCG GGATCGACTTCAAAATCCGGACGGTGGACATTGATGGGAAGAAGATCAAGCTGCAGgtctg gGACACGGCGGGACAGGAGCGCTTCAAAACCATCACAACGGCCTATTACCGCGGAGCCGTG GGCATCATCTTGGTGTACGACATCACCGATGAGAAATCCTTCGAGAATATCCAAAACTGGATGAAAAGCATCAAGGAg AACGCCTCTGCCGGGGTCGAGCGTCTCCTCATCGGCAACAAGTGCGACATGGAGGGCAAGCGCAAGGTGCAGCGGGACGAGGCCGAGAAG CTGGCGAAGGAGCACGGGATCCGCTTCTTCGAGACCAGCGCCAAGTCCAGCGTGAACGTGGAGGAG GCCTTCAGCACGCTGGCGCGGGACATCCTGCAGAAATCCGCCCGGAAAGCg gcccccagcagcagcaggccccTCCTGGAGCCCAGCCCCCCGAGGAAGGCCGCCGGGAGATGCTCCCTGGCCTAG
- the RAB13 gene encoding ras-related protein Rab-13 isoform X2 codes for MAKAYDHLFKLLLIGDSGVGKTCLIIRFAEDNFTSTYISTIGIDFKIRTVDIDGKKIKLQVWDTAGQERFKTITTAYYRGAVGIILVYDITDEKSFENIQNWMKSIKENASAGVERLLIGNKCDMEGKRKLAKEHGIRFFETSAKSSVNVEEAFSTLARDILQKSARKAAPSSSRPLLEPSPPRKAAGRCSLA; via the exons atGGCCAAGGCCTACGATCACCTCTTCAAGCTGCTGCTGATCGGCGACAGCGGCGTGGGCAAGACCTGCCTCATCATCCGCTTCGCCGAGGACAACTTCACCAGCACCTACATCTCCACCATCG GGATCGACTTCAAAATCCGGACGGTGGACATTGATGGGAAGAAGATCAAGCTGCAGgtctg gGACACGGCGGGACAGGAGCGCTTCAAAACCATCACAACGGCCTATTACCGCGGAGCCGTG GGCATCATCTTGGTGTACGACATCACCGATGAGAAATCCTTCGAGAATATCCAAAACTGGATGAAAAGCATCAAGGAg AACGCCTCTGCCGGGGTCGAGCGTCTCCTCATCGGCAACAAGTGCGACATGGAGGGCAAGCGCAAG CTGGCGAAGGAGCACGGGATCCGCTTCTTCGAGACCAGCGCCAAGTCCAGCGTGAACGTGGAGGAG GCCTTCAGCACGCTGGCGCGGGACATCCTGCAGAAATCCGCCCGGAAAGCg gcccccagcagcagcaggccccTCCTGGAGCCCAGCCCCCCGAGGAAGGCCGCCGGGAGATGCTCCCTGGCCTAG
- the JTB gene encoding protein JTB isoform X1, with translation MGPRGPAGPRRCALCAMLGALLCGLRLAAAMAASDERRSASPVAVTPCWQVEDFVVAQECARCSSFEAKTVAECSPTGFIEKINCASSQKNEYKSCRSAVMEAHVFWRFVGTMMCVAAVFAVLVVCRQRVLDRKALEKVRKQIESI, from the exons ATGGGGCCACGGGGCCCCGCTGGGCCGCGCCGCTGCGCGCTCTGCGCCATGCTGGGTGCCCTGCTCTGCGGCCTGCG GCTGGCGGCTGCGATGGCGGCGAGCGATGAGAGGCGCTCGG CCAGCCCGGTGGCGGTCACGCCGTGCTGGCAGGTGGAGGACTTCGTGGTGGCTCAGGAGTGCGCCCGCTGCTCCAGCTTCGAGGCA AAGACGGTAGCGGAGTGCAGCCCCACGGGCTTCATCGAGAAGATCAACTGTGCCAGCTCCCAGAAGAACGAGTACAAGAG CTGTCGCTCGGCCGTGATGGAAGCGCACGTCTTCTGGAGGTTCGTGGGCACCATGATGTGCGTTGCCGCCGTCTTCGCAGTGCTGGTGGTGTGTCGCCAGCGCGTGCTGGACAGGAAGGCCCTGGAGAAGGTCCGCAAGCAAATCGAGTCCATTTAG
- the JTB gene encoding protein JTB isoform X2 has protein sequence MGPRGPAGPRRCALCAMLGALLCGLRLAAAMAASDERRSASPVAVTPCWQVEDFVVAQECARCSSFEATVAECSPTGFIEKINCASSQKNEYKSCRSAVMEAHVFWRFVGTMMCVAAVFAVLVVCRQRVLDRKALEKVRKQIESI, from the exons ATGGGGCCACGGGGCCCCGCTGGGCCGCGCCGCTGCGCGCTCTGCGCCATGCTGGGTGCCCTGCTCTGCGGCCTGCG GCTGGCGGCTGCGATGGCGGCGAGCGATGAGAGGCGCTCGG CCAGCCCGGTGGCGGTCACGCCGTGCTGGCAGGTGGAGGACTTCGTGGTGGCTCAGGAGTGCGCCCGCTGCTCCAGCTTCGAGGCA ACGGTAGCGGAGTGCAGCCCCACGGGCTTCATCGAGAAGATCAACTGTGCCAGCTCCCAGAAGAACGAGTACAAGAG CTGTCGCTCGGCCGTGATGGAAGCGCACGTCTTCTGGAGGTTCGTGGGCACCATGATGTGCGTTGCCGCCGTCTTCGCAGTGCTGGTGGTGTGTCGCCAGCGCGTGCTGGACAGGAAGGCCCTGGAGAAGGTCCGCAAGCAAATCGAGTCCATTTAG